Proteins encoded together in one Paracoccus sp. SMMA_5_TC window:
- a CDS encoding phage head-tail joining protein, producing the protein MDLERMQALLTALQEARFAGLRSVSYDGKTVTYGSDAELATAIRDLEGRIAAASGNSSRRRRWGTVATKGL; encoded by the coding sequence ATGGACCTGGAACGCATGCAGGCCCTGCTCACGGCACTGCAGGAAGCCCGCTTCGCCGGGCTGCGGAGCGTCAGCTATGACGGCAAGACCGTGACCTATGGCTCGGATGCCGAACTGGCGACTGCGATCCGTGATCTGGAAGGGCGCATTGCAGCGGCCAGCGGCAACTCTTCCCGGCGCCGCCGCTGGGGCACTGTGGCCACGAAGGGTCTGTGA